A genomic region of Candidatus Limnocylindrales bacterium contains the following coding sequences:
- a CDS encoding metal-dependent hydrolase → MDTLTHGLAGALIAKTGFSQRIGKVATTVLVVSAVFPDSDVIVDLVGNEFLYLRYHRSLTHSFLGALFFSALLAGIFYRFSTYKKYWNLYFLSLLGILSHIFLDLPTSFGTMIFFPFSDRRVAWDMIFIIDLIFTGIIVTPQLIVWIYLNPSSRGGKSSPPLFSPFSNPFRRAGFVCFMFYLLAFSVTLFLSRLVHKEVPWKVLLGIILLFTALILVPGIKGWIYRLDRTVPCRIGLIVLLFYMGLCWMNHWIALKKVEDYIQKQGLQVVSYAAFPQPLSPFNWSGVIKTREASYQNWFNILTPQMPEFSVFQDPPKNEYLTMAENLPVVQLFLWFARFPVITYQTLGSTHIIEYFDLRFNSRLRRTPFVLEIIIGPNGEVIRQGFAN, encoded by the coding sequence ATGGATACGTTAACCCATGGATTGGCCGGTGCGCTCATTGCTAAAACCGGATTTAGTCAACGAATAGGAAAAGTGGCAACCACGGTTCTGGTAGTCAGTGCAGTTTTCCCGGATAGCGATGTTATCGTGGATCTGGTGGGAAATGAGTTTCTCTATTTAAGATATCATCGGAGTTTAACCCACTCTTTTTTAGGCGCTCTCTTCTTTTCAGCCTTATTGGCAGGTATTTTTTATCGATTTAGTACCTATAAAAAATACTGGAATCTCTATTTCCTCTCCTTGCTGGGTATCCTCAGCCACATCTTTTTAGACTTACCAACTTCATTCGGAACCATGATCTTTTTTCCCTTCAGTGATCGGCGGGTTGCCTGGGATATGATTTTTATTATCGACCTGATCTTTACGGGAATTATTGTAACCCCTCAGCTCATCGTCTGGATTTATCTAAATCCCTCTTCCCGAGGTGGGAAGTCCTCCCCACCTCTCTTCTCTCCTTTCTCCAACCCCTTCCGTCGTGCAGGGTTTGTCTGTTTTATGTTTTACCTTCTGGCTTTCTCCGTGACCCTTTTCCTTTCCCGACTGGTTCACAAGGAAGTTCCCTGGAAGGTTCTCCTTGGGATAATCCTTCTTTTTACCGCCCTCATCCTGGTTCCTGGAATAAAGGGATGGATTTATCGACTGGACAGAACCGTCCCCTGTCGAATTGGATTAATCGTTCTCCTTTTCTACATGGGACTTTGTTGGATGAATCATTGGATAGCCTTGAAAAAGGTGGAGGATTACATCCAGAAACAAGGGCTTCAGGTTGTCAGCTATGCGGCCTTTCCACAACCCCTTTCGCCCTTTAACTGGTCCGGTGTTATCAAAACCCGAGAAGCTTCTTATCAGAATTGGTTCAATATTTTAACGCCTCAAATGCCTGAATTTTCAGTTTTTCAAGATCCCCCAAAAAATGAGTACCTTACCATGGCCGAGAATCTTCCCGTTGTCCAATTATTCCTGTGGTTTGCCAGGTTTCCTGTGATTACGTATCAAACTTTAGGTTCTACCCACATCATAGAATACTTCGATTTAAGGTTCAACTCCAGGCTTCGACGTACCCCCTTTGTCCTTGAAATTATTATCGGACCCAATGGCGAGGTAATCCGGCAAGGGTTTGCAAATTAG
- a CDS encoding MotA/TolQ/ExbB proton channel family protein, translated as MFDLLIKGGYIMIPILFCSVLSVAIIIERFLSLRTERVVPRIFFNRIKALLLEGHINEVLAICSKSDKPIAKVLEAGIMKYYFGRDEIKEAIEDAGRHEAAKLEKYLGVLNTIAGIAPLLGLLGTVSGMIKAFSVISVVGVGQPEKLAAGISEALIATAAGLTVAIPTLVFHNYFAEKVDRLVLEMEKRSMELTEILAQNQRDEWKV; from the coding sequence ATGTTTGACTTACTGATTAAGGGTGGGTATATCATGATTCCCATCCTGTTTTGTTCAGTGCTATCCGTGGCAATCATCATCGAACGGTTCCTGAGCTTGAGAACCGAACGGGTGGTTCCCCGGATATTTTTTAATCGTATTAAAGCCCTCCTCCTGGAAGGTCATATTAATGAAGTTCTGGCTATCTGTTCCAAGAGCGATAAGCCCATCGCTAAAGTTCTGGAAGCCGGAATTATGAAATACTATTTTGGTCGGGATGAGATTAAAGAAGCTATTGAAGATGCCGGGCGACATGAAGCGGCCAAGTTGGAAAAGTATTTGGGGGTTTTGAATACCATTGCAGGGATAGCCCCATTGTTGGGATTACTGGGAACGGTAAGCGGAATGATTAAAGCATTCAGTGTGATCTCTGTGGTAGGCGTGGGACAACCGGAAAAATTGGCTGCAGGTATTTCGGAAGCCCTTATCGCTACCGCTGCAGGGTTGACCGTTGCCATTCCAACCCTGGTTTTCCATAACTATTTTGCTGAGAAAGTAGATCGCCTGGTCTTGGAAATGGAGAAGCGCTCCATGGAACTGACGGAGATTCTCGCCCAGAATCAGCGAGATGAGTGGAAAGTATAG
- a CDS encoding ABC transporter ATP-binding protein, producing the protein MLNLTNVVTYYGPIQVLKRINLHIYPGEIVSLLGGNASGKTTTMKTILGIVKPVQGTIEFEGKRIDGLPTEKIVSMGIARVPEARRIFSRMTVRENLELGAFVRRKEPPQSILEDLEKVYKLFPRLKERENQLGGTLSGGEQQMLAMGRALMARPRLILMDEPSMGLSPLFVEKVFETIQEINRQGITILLVEQNANMALSIAHRGYVLQNGEMILHDTAENLLKSEAVRKAYLGEE; encoded by the coding sequence ATGCTTAATCTCACCAATGTGGTAACCTATTATGGACCTATCCAGGTCCTGAAAAGGATCAATCTGCATATTTATCCCGGTGAGATTGTTTCTCTGTTGGGTGGAAATGCTTCTGGCAAAACCACCACCATGAAAACAATCTTGGGCATTGTCAAACCGGTTCAGGGAACCATTGAGTTCGAAGGTAAGCGGATCGATGGGCTTCCCACCGAGAAGATTGTAAGTATGGGAATTGCCCGGGTTCCAGAAGCCCGTCGTATCTTCTCTCGGATGACGGTCCGGGAGAACCTGGAGTTAGGGGCCTTTGTACGCCGGAAGGAGCCTCCTCAAAGTATCTTAGAAGACCTGGAAAAGGTTTATAAGCTGTTTCCCCGACTCAAGGAACGGGAAAATCAATTGGGAGGAACCCTCAGCGGCGGAGAACAACAGATGCTGGCCATGGGTCGAGCTCTGATGGCAAGACCTCGATTGATTTTGATGGACGAACCTTCTATGGGACTATCCCCTCTTTTTGTAGAAAAAGTCTTTGAGACGATCCAAGAAATTAATCGGCAAGGTATTACTATCCTTTTAGTAGAACAGAATGCAAATATGGCCCTTTCCATTGCCCATCGGGGATATGTTTTGCAAAATGGGGAGATGATTCTCCACGATACGGCCGAAAATTTGTTAAAAAGCGAAGCCGTTCGAAAGGCCTATTTAGGAGAAGAATAG
- a CDS encoding lipocalin-like domain-containing protein: MNKQQESRIEVISIPALDSSPGALRERKRRDYNLLSSSLFYSVGEEPEGHGEQKRAKNRSGFLAFIFCFLMLPVFIEASETPPSYLFKQALPGYVYSFPKDYGSHNDFKTEWWYYTGHLTTEKGDEYGYQVTFFRVGSENAQMQESPSRWAAKHLYFAHFAISDISRRQFFFTEKLNRAALGKAGAEEGKYLVWNEDWKVREEENGSHHLQASQDKFAIDLILTPLKGPVIHGENGISQKAEGVGHASHYISFTRLKTEGTLFVEHQPMKVTGISWMDHEFGSNQLQDYQIGWDWFSIQLDNQTELMFYHLRQRNGNPDPYSSGTLVFSDGTWQHLKLEEIQIEVLKFWQSPFSGGNYPIQWRVRIPGYRIALELVPAFENQELRPGKTGVIYWEGSVNVTGSYGNQKVTGKGYVEMTGYAGKFDQKI, translated from the coding sequence ATGAATAAGCAACAAGAATCCAGGATTGAAGTTATATCGATTCCTGCCCTTGACTCCTCTCCTGGGGCTTTAAGGGAAAGGAAACGAAGAGATTATAACCTTTTATCTTCTTCCCTGTTTTACAGCGTAGGAGAGGAGCCGGAGGGTCATGGGGAACAGAAGCGGGCAAAGAACCGGTCTGGTTTTCTGGCTTTTATCTTTTGTTTTTTAATGCTTCCCGTTTTTATTGAGGCGAGCGAGACTCCTCCTTCCTACTTATTTAAACAGGCTTTACCCGGCTATGTTTACTCTTTTCCCAAAGACTATGGATCCCACAACGATTTTAAAACCGAGTGGTGGTATTATACCGGGCACCTGACCACCGAAAAAGGGGATGAATACGGTTATCAGGTTACTTTTTTTAGGGTCGGGTCAGAGAATGCGCAGATGCAGGAAAGTCCTTCCCGATGGGCTGCGAAACATCTTTACTTTGCCCATTTTGCCATCTCGGATATCTCACGTCGGCAATTTTTCTTTACAGAGAAACTGAATCGAGCAGCTCTGGGAAAGGCCGGGGCCGAGGAGGGAAAATACCTGGTCTGGAATGAAGACTGGAAGGTCAGAGAAGAGGAAAACGGTAGCCATCATCTCCAGGCCTCCCAGGATAAGTTTGCCATCGATTTAATTTTAACACCTCTTAAAGGTCCCGTCATTCATGGAGAAAATGGTATCAGCCAGAAAGCAGAAGGGGTCGGACATGCTTCCCATTATATTTCCTTCACCCGATTAAAAACAGAAGGAACCCTCTTTGTAGAGCATCAACCGATGAAAGTAACCGGAATTAGCTGGATGGACCATGAATTTGGGAGTAATCAGCTCCAGGATTACCAGATAGGATGGGATTGGTTCAGTATTCAGTTGGATAATCAAACGGAACTCATGTTCTATCATCTGCGTCAAAGGAATGGAAATCCGGACCCTTATTCCAGCGGTACTTTAGTTTTTTCAGACGGAACCTGGCAACACCTAAAGTTAGAAGAGATTCAGATCGAAGTTCTTAAATTCTGGCAAAGCCCTTTCAGTGGAGGCAATTATCCCATCCAATGGCGAGTTCGCATTCCAGGATACAGAATAGCACTGGAACTAGTTCCCGCTTTTGAGAACCAGGAACTTCGCCCGGGAAAAACAGGAGTTATTTACTGGGAA
- a CDS encoding FtsX-like permease family protein: protein MISQGLRLCKHLVFRPIFQEKIKMLLTVIGVALGVAVFLAIRLANVSILESFKTSLEAISGRATLQISAGEAGFDEMILPIVREVEGIRQMSPVVQTTTLLAGSQGEVLLVLGVDVLGDSTVREYKFSRQTQTTDPTRDFLELLWDPQAIILTRKFAEEHGFSVGSSIKLAANEKVLTFKVKRLLEQEGTAKAQSGNIAIMDIAAAQVAFNKVGKLDRIDLIVDDAQIPKVIARLKAMLPPHLRVERPQSRNLQVQKLLHSFQINLTVLSAIALLVGMFLIYNTLAISVVRRRKEIGTLRALGVTRGQIRLFFLLEASLIGFLGSVLGLFLALLLARGALKAMTLTVSSLYVPVQTDSIIWTPELIVEGFLLGILVSVLSALIPVFEASRISPREAFQEGAYPLKQPQNYLKISLSGGVLLGLAYLAAIQKFPLNDSTGVIGQVPIYGYASALLLILGVAFLTPAFIVFFNWLTNPLISRLLKTEGKLAGNYLVQTLGRTTLAVAALMTALAMVVGVTIMVSSFRKTVEIWVNETITGDLIVAPITRFTQGAEARVPEEMVEELKEVEGVAAVDSFRTLKINYLKQAKDSQSQTSFLNSESGTDNELQTLGPVTLGAGDFRVFKEYGNMLFLKGEKHKILEQALEKGEALVSESFSVKYGLNVGDTLTLNSPSGELQVPIAGVFYSYSTEHGMIVLDRQLFKKYWKDPFVNSLIVYLKPDTDLQKVREAILNRFGKTHNITVITNRTLRETVLDIFDQTFAITSGLELIAIIVAVLGIANALLASILERRREIGILRSVGATGTQIMKIILYEAGLMGIISQLLGLITGIFLSFILIYVINKQSFGWTIQFFFPFILIPKSLLIVLITSILAGYFPAKQAVQLRVVETMRYE from the coding sequence ATGATCTCTCAAGGATTAAGGCTCTGCAAGCATTTAGTTTTTCGTCCCATTTTCCAAGAAAAAATCAAAATGCTCCTCACGGTGATCGGAGTTGCTTTGGGAGTAGCTGTTTTTCTGGCCATCCGGTTGGCCAATGTAAGTATCTTAGAATCCTTCAAAACTTCTCTGGAAGCTATTTCAGGCAGAGCAACTTTACAGATTTCTGCCGGGGAGGCAGGGTTCGACGAAATGATATTGCCGATAGTTCGAGAGGTAGAAGGAATCCGGCAGATGAGCCCGGTTGTTCAAACCACGACTTTACTGGCCGGATCCCAGGGAGAGGTTTTGCTGGTTTTAGGAGTCGATGTGTTGGGAGATTCTACCGTTCGAGAGTATAAATTTTCCAGGCAGACCCAGACCACCGATCCCACCCGAGATTTCCTGGAACTTTTATGGGATCCCCAGGCCATTATACTAACCCGGAAATTTGCCGAAGAACACGGATTTTCGGTGGGTTCTTCCATTAAACTGGCGGCGAACGAGAAGGTGTTAACGTTTAAAGTAAAAAGACTGTTGGAACAGGAAGGTACGGCTAAAGCTCAGAGTGGGAACATAGCCATTATGGATATTGCTGCCGCTCAAGTTGCTTTTAACAAAGTTGGGAAGTTAGATCGAATCGATTTAATTGTCGACGATGCCCAGATCCCGAAGGTTATCGCCCGGTTGAAGGCTATGTTACCTCCCCACCTCAGAGTGGAACGACCCCAGTCTCGAAACCTGCAAGTTCAGAAATTGCTTCATTCCTTTCAGATCAATTTAACGGTTCTGAGTGCCATTGCCCTCCTGGTGGGAATGTTTCTGATTTATAACACCCTGGCCATCTCGGTTGTTCGACGAAGAAAAGAGATCGGGACCTTGCGGGCATTGGGAGTGACCCGGGGTCAGATCCGGCTTTTCTTTTTGCTGGAAGCGAGTCTCATCGGTTTTCTGGGTTCCGTACTGGGATTGTTTTTAGCTCTTTTACTGGCCCGAGGAGCTTTAAAAGCCATGACCCTCACGGTTTCTTCCCTTTATGTACCGGTTCAGACCGATTCGATAATCTGGACCCCTGAACTTATTGTAGAAGGATTTCTGCTGGGAATTTTAGTATCAGTTCTATCGGCCCTGATCCCTGTTTTTGAAGCTTCTCGGATATCTCCCCGGGAAGCTTTTCAAGAAGGGGCTTATCCTTTAAAACAACCCCAAAATTATCTGAAGATCTCCCTGTCAGGAGGAGTTTTACTTGGCCTGGCTTATCTGGCAGCCATCCAGAAATTCCCTCTGAATGACTCCACCGGGGTCATCGGCCAGGTTCCTATCTACGGGTATGCCTCTGCACTTCTCTTAATATTAGGAGTTGCTTTTCTTACCCCGGCTTTCATCGTTTTCTTTAATTGGCTAACGAATCCTCTGATAAGCCGACTCCTCAAAACAGAGGGGAAGCTGGCCGGTAACTATCTGGTTCAAACCTTAGGTCGTACCACCCTGGCCGTCGCTGCACTTATGACTGCACTGGCCATGGTAGTCGGGGTAACCATCATGGTCAGCAGCTTTCGAAAAACGGTCGAGATCTGGGTCAATGAAACGATAACCGGAGATCTGATCGTGGCTCCCATCACCCGATTTACCCAGGGAGCTGAAGCCAGAGTTCCGGAAGAAATGGTCGAAGAACTCAAGGAAGTGGAAGGGGTTGCAGCGGTGGATTCCTTCCGAACTTTGAAAATCAATTATCTAAAACAAGCAAAGGATAGCCAATCTCAAACCTCTTTCCTAAACTCAGAATCTGGAACGGATAATGAACTCCAGACCCTGGGACCGGTTACTCTGGGGGCCGGGGATTTCCGGGTTTTTAAAGAGTATGGAAACATGTTATTCTTAAAGGGTGAGAAGCACAAAATTTTAGAACAGGCCCTTGAAAAGGGAGAAGCCCTGGTTTCTGAAAGTTTCTCTGTCAAGTACGGCCTGAATGTGGGCGATACGTTAACCTTGAATAGCCCTTCGGGAGAACTTCAAGTTCCCATAGCCGGGGTTTTCTACAGTTATTCCACCGAACACGGCATGATTGTTCTGGACCGACAGCTCTTCAAGAAATACTGGAAGGATCCCTTTGTGAACAGCCTGATTGTTTATCTCAAACCCGATACCGACCTTCAAAAAGTCCGGGAAGCTATCCTGAATCGCTTCGGAAAAACCCATAATATCACGGTAATAACCAATCGAACCCTGCGGGAGACCGTCCTGGATATTTTCGATCAGACCTTTGCCATTACTTCGGGATTAGAGCTAATCGCAATTATTGTGGCCGTTTTAGGAATTGCTAACGCCCTTTTAGCTTCGATTTTAGAGCGCAGGCGGGAAATCGGAATCCTCCGATCTGTGGGAGCTACCGGAACCCAAATCATGAAGATAATTCTTTATGAAGCCGGGCTTATGGGAATCATCAGTCAACTCCTGGGTTTGATTACAGGTATTTTCCTGTCTTTTATCCTCATTTATGTCATTAACAAACAATCCTTCGGTTGGACCATTCAGTTTTTCTTTCCGTTTATACTCATTCCAAAGTCGCTGTTGATCGTTTTGATCACCTCGATCCTGGCCGGATATTTTCCAGCTAAGCAGGCAGTTCAACTAAGGGTTGTAGAAACAATGCGTTATGAATAA
- the mutS gene encoding DNA mismatch repair protein MutS, producing MYELTPLMQQYWQIKKDYPDTIVLFRMGDFYEMFDQDAEVASRVLQITLTSRRTHKEEKGVPMCGVPHHAVDSYLAKLVRNGFRVAICEQLEDPKFAKGLVKRDVIRVVTPGTVLDTRMLEAKENNFIVALAQKDQVIGMALLDISTGEFRISEFRGSQKVQKLKDELERVEPKEILVPEIGEESLLLTELFGHSKKQEVKNKKQETLTHGFWHPTSKFCITHYPPQAFLYENAERMLREHFKTASLSGFGCQGLFRGISAAGALLSYIQETQKTSLDHIRSLRVFNVEDYMVLDAASQRNLELTRTILDHSRQGSLLGLLDCTMTAMGGRTLQAWLKHPLLDLKAIEQRLEAVAEFKDNLILRGDLRELLDGVYDLERLIGRLTLMAANARDLVALKLSIWKIPAIKNLLQSAVTGRSSLIQDLIQACDELSDIGELIDRAIVNEPPITLREGGLIKEGYNQELDELRKICREGKDWIAHLEQTERQRTRINSLKVRYNKVFGYFIEVTNPNLSMVPEDYITKQTLVNCVRFITPALKEYEAKVLGAEERIVELEYQLFQQVRESVSKESERILSTARALAQLDVLSSLAEVAARYNYTRPQVNDGDKIEIIEGRHPVVEQLRREEAFIPNDVYLDTEGNTLLIITGPNMAGKSTFLRQVALIVLMAQIGSFVPAKKATIGLVDRIFTRVGASDNLTGGESTFMVEMNETANILNNATRKSLIILDEIGRGTSTYDGLSIAWAVAEYIANKIGAKTLFATHYHELTELASTLPGVQNYNVAVKEQNDEIIFLRKIIKGGTDRSYGIQVARLAGLPSEVLQRAKEILSHLEADGLDHRGVSTVGKVKKSQKILKNNLQLTLFTPISSPEPPSQPHPVIEELKSLNVNTLTPLEALNKLAELQKKVES from the coding sequence ATGTACGAGTTAACTCCCTTAATGCAACAATACTGGCAGATTAAGAAGGATTACCCGGATACCATCGTTCTTTTTCGGATGGGGGACTTCTATGAAATGTTTGATCAGGATGCTGAAGTAGCTTCCAGGGTTCTTCAGATTACCCTGACCTCTCGGCGGACGCATAAGGAAGAAAAAGGAGTTCCCATGTGTGGGGTTCCCCACCATGCTGTGGATTCTTATCTGGCCAAACTGGTCAGAAATGGTTTTCGGGTAGCTATTTGTGAACAGCTTGAAGATCCTAAATTTGCTAAGGGGCTCGTTAAACGGGATGTAATTCGGGTAGTTACCCCGGGAACAGTTCTGGACACCCGAATGTTGGAAGCCAAGGAGAATAACTTTATTGTTGCCCTTGCCCAAAAGGATCAGGTCATCGGCATGGCTCTGCTGGATATATCCACCGGAGAATTTCGCATTTCAGAATTTCGAGGGTCCCAGAAGGTCCAAAAGTTGAAGGATGAACTGGAACGGGTAGAACCTAAAGAGATCCTGGTCCCTGAAATAGGGGAAGAATCCTTGCTTCTGACCGAGTTATTCGGCCATTCCAAGAAACAAGAAGTAAAAAATAAGAAACAAGAAACTCTGACCCATGGCTTCTGGCATCCGACCTCTAAATTCTGTATTACCCATTATCCCCCCCAAGCATTCCTGTATGAAAATGCCGAGCGTATGCTTCGAGAACACTTCAAAACCGCTTCTCTATCGGGATTTGGTTGCCAGGGCTTATTTCGGGGTATCTCTGCAGCTGGAGCTTTATTGAGCTATATCCAGGAAACGCAAAAAACTTCCTTGGATCACATTCGAAGCCTTCGGGTCTTTAATGTGGAAGATTACATGGTCCTAGATGCGGCTTCCCAGCGGAACCTGGAGTTGACCCGAACTATTCTGGACCACTCCCGGCAAGGCTCTTTGTTGGGACTTTTGGATTGCACAATGACGGCCATGGGGGGGCGAACCCTGCAAGCCTGGTTGAAGCACCCTTTACTAGACCTTAAAGCTATTGAGCAGCGGCTGGAGGCCGTAGCAGAATTTAAGGACAATTTAATTCTACGTGGGGATTTGCGAGAACTTCTCGACGGAGTCTATGACCTAGAGCGCCTTATCGGGCGGTTGACCCTTATGGCCGCCAACGCCCGGGATTTGGTCGCCCTTAAACTTTCCATTTGGAAAATCCCGGCCATTAAGAACCTCCTGCAATCGGCAGTCACAGGTCGGTCATCCTTAATTCAAGATTTGATCCAGGCCTGCGATGAACTTTCGGATATCGGCGAGCTCATCGATCGGGCTATTGTCAATGAACCGCCTATCACCTTGAGGGAAGGGGGTCTCATCAAAGAAGGCTATAACCAGGAGCTGGATGAACTCCGAAAAATATGTCGGGAAGGAAAGGATTGGATTGCCCATCTGGAACAAACCGAACGGCAACGGACCCGGATCAACTCCTTGAAAGTTCGCTACAATAAGGTCTTTGGCTACTTTATCGAAGTAACCAACCCCAACCTTTCCATGGTTCCAGAGGATTACATTACCAAACAAACCCTGGTGAATTGCGTGCGATTTATCACCCCTGCTTTGAAAGAATATGAGGCCAAAGTTCTGGGAGCTGAAGAGCGGATCGTAGAACTGGAATATCAACTCTTCCAGCAGGTCCGGGAATCGGTTTCCAAAGAATCCGAGCGGATTTTAAGTACTGCTCGGGCCTTAGCCCAGTTAGATGTCCTCTCCTCCCTGGCCGAAGTGGCCGCTCGTTATAACTATACCCGACCCCAGGTGAACGACGGGGATAAGATCGAAATTATTGAAGGGCGACACCCGGTCGTGGAGCAACTCCGTAGAGAGGAGGCCTTTATCCCCAATGATGTCTATCTAGACACTGAAGGAAATACCCTCCTGATCATTACCGGGCCGAACATGGCCGGAAAATCGACCTTCCTCCGTCAGGTGGCTTTAATTGTTCTAATGGCTCAAATCGGCAGTTTTGTTCCGGCTAAAAAAGCCACCATTGGCCTTGTAGATCGTATCTTTACCCGGGTAGGGGCTTCCGATAATCTGACCGGAGGGGAAAGTACTTTCATGGTGGAAATGAATGAAACGGCCAACATTCTGAATAACGCCACTCGAAAGAGCCTGATTATCCTGGATGAAATCGGACGAGGAACCAGCACCTATGATGGCCTTAGCATTGCCTGGGCAGTGGCTGAATATATCGCAAATAAAATAGGAGCCAAAACCCTTTTTGCAACCCATTACCATGAATTGACCGAACTCGCCTCAACCTTACCCGGTGTCCAAAACTATAACGTGGCCGTCAAAGAACAAAATGATGAAATCATTTTTCTTCGAAAAATCATAAAGGGAGGAACCGATCGCAGTTACGGTATTCAGGTGGCTCGACTGGCCGGCCTACCCTCAGAAGTCCTTCAGCGAGCTAAGGAAATCCTATCCCATTTAGAAGCCGACGGACTGGACCATAGAGGAGTTTCAACCGTTGGAAAAGTAAAAAAATCTCAGAAGATCCTTAAAAATAACCTCCAACTAACCCTTTTTACCCCCATCTCTTCGCCGGAACCTCCTTCACAACCTCACCCGGTGATCGAGGAGTTGAAAAGCTTGAATGTGAATACCCTAACCCCTCTGGAAGCCTTGAATAAATTGGCCGAGTTACAAAAGAAAGTAGAAAGCTGA